The Sorangiineae bacterium MSr11367 genome window below encodes:
- a CDS encoding DUF2505 domain-containing protein: MRFEITHEFEAPLDALELAILSPNLIDKVAKGLPNVERVKQTSHSFENRVLERIWNYKPNVKVPAFAQPYVTLDMLAWDERSTYSIDTHSSKWVITPSTKPEWHKYFRASGTYSLVSGGNGVTSRVVKGEVDLNVPRVMKTLGERVIVAEVKKTFDAEAEILRGLATLV; this comes from the coding sequence ATGCGGTTCGAAATCACACACGAATTCGAGGCCCCGCTCGATGCGCTCGAGCTAGCGATTCTGTCGCCGAACCTGATCGACAAGGTCGCGAAGGGGCTACCCAACGTCGAGCGCGTGAAGCAAACGTCCCACAGCTTCGAGAACCGGGTGCTGGAGCGCATCTGGAACTACAAGCCCAACGTCAAGGTGCCGGCCTTTGCTCAGCCGTACGTGACGTTGGACATGCTGGCGTGGGACGAGCGGTCGACCTACTCGATCGACACGCATTCGTCCAAATGGGTCATCACGCCGAGCACCAAGCCGGAGTGGCACAAATACTTTCGCGCATCGGGAACGTACTCCCTCGTCTCCGGCGGCAATGGCGTCACGAGCCGCGTGGTCAAGGGCGAGGTCGACCTGAACGTCCCCCGCGTGATGAAGACCCTCGGCGAGCGGGTGATCGTGGCGGAGGTCAAAAAGACCTTCGACGCCGAGGCCGAGATCTTACGCGGTCTGGCTACGCTCGTGTAA